One Mercenaria mercenaria strain notata chromosome 12, MADL_Memer_1, whole genome shotgun sequence DNA segment encodes these proteins:
- the LOC128546164 gene encoding uncharacterized protein LOC128546164: protein MRSQLQPRHHASVSASDISVTLLDQINVKTVSDERGCSITGLAVTDTDRLAVADYYNHTITIIDVKQKTIVSELKMTSRPWDVTLLPDEELAVTLPHENSIQILSFSNGLSKVRQLTMNDACYRLAFIEGSMIVGMRGGKVKIVKSGNILKTLVFGEADDVRYITVCPKLRYIYASSGRSVTRFNMSGGAVRRFMPTFESLRTQDGLAVLKDGSILVCDVSNRSIHLISENMNFSRMIMKEKDDHMKPFCMALDYEKKKLYIGSGTRCNYLNVYSLK, encoded by the coding sequence ATGCGCAGTCAGTTGCAGCCAAGACATCATGCAAGCGTGTCCGCTTCTGACATCTCTGTTACTCTATTAGATCAAATTAATGTTAAAACCGTCAGCGATGAGCGTGGTTGCAGCATAACAGGACTTGCAGTAACTGACACAGATCGACTTGCTGTCGCTGACTACTATAACCACACCATTACGATTATTGATGTGAAGCAGAAGACAATTGTTTCTGAGCTGAAAATGACATCAAGACCATGGGACGTAACATTGTTACCAGATGAAGAGCTTGCAGTTACACTTCCGCATGAAAATTCGatacaaattttgtcattttctaatGGTTTATCAAAAGTCAGGCAACTGACAATGAATGACGCATGCTATAGATTAGCTTTTATTGAGGGAAGCATGATAGTTGGGATGAGAGGTGGAAAAGTAAAGATAGTAAAATCAGGGAACATTTTGAAAACCCTGGTCTTTGGTGAAGCAGATGATGTCAGATATATTACAGTATGTCCAAAGTTAAGATATATCTATGCTTCATCTGGTAGGAGTGTAACTCGTTTCAATATGTCCGGCGGAGCTGTAAGACGATTTATGCCTACATTTGAAAGCCTAAGGACGCAAGATGGACTAGCTGTATTGAAAGATGGTTCTATATTGGTATGTGACGTTAGTAACAGAAGCATTCAcctgatttcagaaaatatgaatTTCAGCAGGATGATAATGAAGGAAAAAGATGACCATATGAAACCGTTCTGTATGGCGCTTGATTATGAAAAGAAGAAACTGTATATAGGTAGCGGCACTCGATGCAACTACCTAAATGTGTATAGTCTAAAATAA
- the LOC123534453 gene encoding transcription intermediary factor 1-beta-like, protein MEVSGRRDRKGDFTSSLSRSSDDADQIYCLPCKQDGSWVPAYGYCKDCAKHLCETCYKSHRTPAPCRNHILLGKTKMPNTLSPGTTYLDLTETCDQHHGKAIEYFCKDHESLGCSQCMTMSHINCKLDYIPDVSKNYTASSQYQCLLKSLQILHANLKAIKISIQKKKRIQENQDRIKEDIKKFRQEIKATLDKWEAQLYKDVDRVFSREDQRTDSTLSQCHEMTINIETQQRSFRSLEQDQKYNMLFIHGMKKEDSGYTKIEQKLIEETKLRVTYFNQTRQSKIY, encoded by the coding sequence TCTGATGATGCAGACCAGATATACTGTCTACCGTGTAAACAAGATGGATCTTGGGTACCAGCCTACGGATACTGCAAGGACTGCGCAAAACATCTGTGTGAAACATGCTACAAGAGTCACAGGACACCAGCACCATGTAGGAACCATATCCTCCTAGGCAAGACAAAAATGCCAAATACCTTAAGTCCAGGTACTACTTATCTAGACTTAACAGAAACATGTGATCAACATCATGGTAAAGCCATAGAATATTTTTGCAAGGATCATGAATCCTTAGGCTGCAGTCAATGTATGACGATGAGCCACATAAATTGCAAACTAGACTACATTCCAGATGTTTCCAAGAACTACACAGCAAGCTCTCAGTACCAGTGTCTTCTAAAATCATTgcaaattttacatgcaaatttgaAAGCAATCAAAATCTCAATACAGAAGAAGAAACGCATTCAAGAAAATCAGGATAGAATTAAGGAAGACATTAAAAAGTTTAGACAAGAAATCAAAGCTACACTAGATAAATGGGAAGCTCAGCTCTACAAAGATGTTGATAGAGTCTTTTCCAGAGAAGATCAGAGGACAGATTCCACACTATCTCAATGCCACGAAATGACAATAAACATTGAAACACAGCAAAGGAGCTTCAGGTCGCTCGAACAAGACCAGAAATACAACATGTTGTTCATACATGGCATGAAAAAAGAAGATTCAGGGTACACGAAAATCGAACAAAAATTGATAGAAGAAACCAAGTTAAGAGTTACATATTTCAACCAAACCAGGCAATCAAAAATCTACTGA